The stretch of DNA CTTTAATGGCAATGGTTACACCGGATTAGGAATTTACGAGGGAAGTCTGTCGGGAGTCGGTCGCCTCAAACGGAGAAATGTCGCAGGGATCACGGCAATCTCCTATATCAATACAAGTGCAGTAACTATCGAGACAAACGGAAACCTTGTCATTGATCCAGGTGTTACCGTAAAATTTACCGATGTATGGTCGCCTTGGACGATTAACGGAAAACTAAAATCGTTAGGAAAAGCTCCTGCGGATAGTCAAGTGGTATTTACGAGTATCCACGACGACTCCCGCGGCGGCGATAATAATAATAATGGCAATGAGTCCACACCAGATCCCATGAATTGGTCGTTCATCCAGTTTACCGACGCCTCAAATGATACGGCTTGTGTTATGCGCAACACGCAATTTCGTTATGGTGGGTATTGGTGGAGCTCATGGGATACCGACGGCCCTGCAGCCGTCTGGCTCGTGAATGCATCACCGACCATCGATAGTTGCTTGTTCATGTTCCAACCGCATGCAATCAGTATCCAAGGGAACTCGGCTCCAACGATTACTTGGACGACAATTCAGAACAATTCAGCGACACCGATTACGATGGATTTGCAAGCGAATCCATCCATCTCAAACATGTCTTGGTTCAATATTGGACTCGCTGGTTTGGGATTGCGGACACAAAACATCACTTCCAATTTCACTTGGCCGCAACGTAACATAGCGGGTTACACGAATGTGACATGGGTACTTGAGGGCAACTTTACTGTTGCATCGGGTGCAACACTCATCGTACCGGCGGGAACGGTTGTGAAATCGTGGCAATACGGTATGTTTGTTAATGGCGCGATGCAGGTAAATGGCACCACAGGTAGTCGAGCAGTATTCACTTCAACTCATGACGACGCCTACGGCAATCCAACCGATACCGATCAGAATGGAAGCGCTACCGTACCAATTGGTAGTGACTGGGCAGGAATTGATTTCAATGATATCTCAGTCGATGCTAACTGCTGGGTGAATTACGCGCGGGTGAATTATGCTACCGCAGGGGTTGCTTGGAACAATGCCGCGTCATCGACTAATAACTCCATCTTCGTTGGTAATGTCCATGGCGTTCAATGCAATGGTGCTTCACAGCCAACAATTAGCAACTTCACGATCCAAAACAGTGAGCAGTCTCCCATCTCGATGTCATTGGCATCGAATCCCACATTCACTGGTGGAACCCTCTCGAACAACACATTTCACGCCATTCAGCTGCAACAAGAGACTACAGCGGCTGACTACACATTGTTGAAACGAAACATCGCCGGTGATGTCAATATTCCCTACCTGCTAAATGATGCACAGCTTACGGTGGGTACGAATTCGATTCTTACAATTAATCCCGGGGTCGTGGTAAAACTTCGCAACTCCACAATAGTTGTACAAAAAGGGTTGATGGCGTTGGGAGGTTCGCTTCCTGATAGTCAAATCGTGTTTACCAGCTATCGCGATGATTTTTATGGCGGCGATACGAATAATGATGGTGATGTTAGCTCCGCGTCGGCTGGCGATTGGGGCTGGATTCAATTCGACGATACGTCAATCGATCCCCAATGTCGAATGGATTTTTGTGTCATCCGTTACGGTCATGTCTGGAATCAGGACAACTACGGTTTAGTCCGAACGGTAAACGCATCGCCGACGATTCGTTACACAATGTTCTCTGATGCTTATAATGCAATGGCAACCGTGGGTGCATCGAATCCGGTGTTATCCAATTGTGGTTTCTACAATATCTCGAATTACGGTTTGCAGAACTCCGGCAGTTTCAACATCAATGCGCAAAATTGTTGGTGGGGCAGCAACACCGGTCCGTACAATGCTGCAAGCAATCCGGCAGGATTAGGTTGCGACGTCACCAGTAATGTGAATTACAGCCCGTTTCTTTCTTCCTGGTACAATTACACGTTACTCGGCGATGTGTCGCTTAATTCGGTGATTACCGCTTATGATGCATCGATGATTCTGCGCTATCTGGTGAATCCTGTCACCTTCCCATTAAACACGCATCAGCAACGAGTTGCGAATACTTCCGGCGACGCATCGATTACATCACTCGATGCATCATACATTCTTCAATACACCGCAGGACTGTTAGCAACGTTCCCCGGTGAAACAACCAGTCTACCCGGTGGTGATAATCCATCGACACCCACTCCAACCAATCCAGTGGTAGCATCGCTCTCCGAACAATCGTTCCGGTTTGGTAATGTTCAATTCGCACAGGATGAGACAACCAGCCGAATTCCGGTGTTTGCGAATTCTCCTGTGGAGGTTTTTGCCGGACAGATGGTTTTATCTCTTCCGTCAGGAATGAAGCTCGATAGCTTTACTCCCGCCGATGGTTGGTTATCTATCATGAATCCGATTGCTTCTGGGTACTTCCTTGGTTTCGCGGGCAGCGCATCTGCCAATCAGCACGAACCAATCGGTTGGTTAATCGTCTCCCGCAATGCCGGACAGATGGTACAGGGAACTATTGCACTTGAGCACGGTATCCTCAACGAAACTCCCGCAGTATTGGATGCGGGTGGCAGTATCGCTTCCGAAGCGTTACCGCAATCGTTCGCGTTGTTATCGAATTATCCGAATCCGTTCAATCCATCAACTACGATCCCCTTTGCCTTACCGACTACCAGTAATGTTCGGATCGCGGTGTATGATGCTACCGGGCGAATGGTCGTCGAATTGGCCAACCGTGAGTATCGTGCCGGGCACCATTCGATCAGTTGGGATGGCAAAAATATTGCAGGATTATCGGTTTCGACCGGTACATACTTCGTACGTCTGGAAGCAGGCGCGTTTCGGCAGGTTCGTTCCATGCAGTTCGTACGCTAACCGGAGGAGGTTGCCATGCAGCAAAGATATCCTTCGGCGCGTTCTGGACCGCCGTTGTTACTTCTGGGTTTGATGTTACTGATGCTGGCGGGCTCGGTGTTCGCAGTATCAGTGACAATTCCGGATCGAACCATGATTCGCGGCAATACTATCGATATACCGATTCAAGTTGGATCGGTTACCGGATTGAATGTCTATGCCTTCGATCTACAATTCACTTACACCGCATCTGCTGTTACGCCGGTAACATTGGTAACTACCGGTTCTATGAGCGCAGGATGGGGTAGTAATGTCATTATGGAAGGCGCCAACGGTGTGGTGCGAATTTCCGGCGCTGGCTCTACCGCATTAACGGGAAGTGGGAATCTCCTGTTCGTGCGATTTGAAGCAACGCTGACCGGTTCAGGAGGCTGCTCCTTCAATTGGCTTACTAGTGGTTGCCGCTTCAATGAAGGAACTCCTACCCTGCAATTGACCGGTGGTTATCTCAACATCGATGAACCGATTCAGTTATCCTTCTTCCCCAGTAGTGGAGAAGTGTATGTGGGTGATTCGATGCAAGTGTCGATTGCCGGGGGTACATCACCGTATACTGCAAACTCTTCCGATTTAGTGGTCGGGAGTTACTTTTTGCAGGATCCGACGTGGGGATACTTCACTGGTTACACCCCGGGAACAACTACACTGTTCGCACAGGATGGCGCAGCCAATACGGGCGAATCGAATCAATATATCGTACGTCCGTTAAAATTGGAGATTCCTGATACCACGATCTCATCGGGAGAACAATTAGTACTACCGGTGTACTTACGGATGCCAGTCGATGTTACACCGAATGCACCGACGCTTTCAATTGCATTAGTGCCGGTGCCGGGCGGTGGGTATAACCCGCGATTACGCTGGCCGCAATTGCCGGGTGTTGCCTATCGGCTGATTTCCTACGATTCCATTGGCTACTTTACGAAGACAACTCCGGGCATTTCGGAAATCTCCTATCCGTATCTGATGGATTTTCAACCGACTGATCCGACATTGTTTGAGTGGACCGATCAACAATTGGTGCTGCCCAATATTCCCAAGCGGTACTATCGGGTGTATGGCAGACGGGAAGCGGCTTCACAAGTTTATTCGGGACAATTCCGGATTTCATGGAACCCCAATGCACTCTCGCTCAATAGTGTCGACCGCACCGGTACCTTGTTAGCGGGATGGTCGTTTCAATCGGAGTTGCACACGTCTTATGTCGATGTCTCATTCGGGAATAGCACCCCGTTACCGGGCGGCGGCATTTTGTTCTATCTCCGCTTTAATACCGCGATAGGTTACAATGTTTCCGCGATTGATGTATCGCAGCAGTTGTTTAACGAATCGTTGTTCGCGGTGATAAATAACGGGAGTGTTACCCGGCTCGATCCACCCATTCTCACAATCACACCCGGTGGACCACAACAAGTGATTGTTGGAAATCCCTTGCAATTTGAAGTCTCCGGTGGCACCTCACCTTATACTTGGAGTCTGTCGAATCCGGCAGTCGGTTCGGTGTCGAACAGTGGTCTGTTTACACCAACGCAAAGTGGGACTACTCATGTATTGAGTAGCGATGCATTGGGAATTCCGGGCAGCTCTGATCTCATCTCCGTGTATGAGTTTACGGTTACGCCGCCTACCATTTCTGTGACGGCAGGCGATTCACTCACGATTGGTCTCGCAACCGGAAGTACGACAACGAATGCGGGGATTTATGGTGTAGAAATCACGGTCGATGCCGGTACTGCTTTTACTTGGAACTATCCGGTACAGAGTGGAACATTGACGAATGATTGGAGTATGGCGTATGAAGCGAATGGCGGGGTGATCCGCACGTCGCAATCCAGTGCTAATGCGATGTCGGGAACCGGAGATTTGATTCGATTACGCGGGAGAGTCACACCGGGGTTGGCGAACGGATGGTATCCGATTACCATCACCCGTATACTATTGAATGAAGGGGAACGGCAAGCCTTAGTGCAAACCGGGTATCTCATCATTCCTTAAGGCAATCTCATTAAGTATCGTAGGGGCGGCTGGCAGCCGCCCCTGTCTTTGCGTGGCCGCGACATTCTTGTCGCAGTTTCGGTGTTCGGAGGTGAGTTATTGGTTATGGGTATTGGGTTTTAGGTGATGGGTGTTGGATGCTGGGTAGGGGCGGACTTCCACGTCCGCCCGTATCTATTTGGTGATTACGGGTTCCAAACCCGTTCGTAGGGGCGGCTGGCAACCGCCCTTTGTGTTCACCCAACAAAAAGCGCGGTTGACAACCGCGCCGATCCCTTCCCCTTACACCATTCCCCTTACACCTTACACCCTTCACCCTACACCCTACACCTTTCACCTTAAGAGCAACATCTTCTGTGTCTTTACAAATTCCCCCGCTTGCATTCGCACGAAATACGTTCCCGAGGAAAGATACTTCCCATCGAAGGTCACTCGATAACTTCCGGTTTGCTGTTTCTGGTTAACGAGGGTAGCGACTTCCCTTCCGGTGATGTCGAATAGTCTCAGATTGACATGTCCCGGTTTTGGTAATAAGTAGGAAATGGAGGTGGAGGAATTGAAGGGGTTAGGATAGTTTTGGGAAATAGCATAGGATAATGGAAGAACTTCCCGATCTGGAGTAATGTCGCTGGTGTCGGCGACTAAACTCAACCTTGTGATAAAGCAATCATAGACCGTGCCATTAAAAGTGGGATCAAAGGCGTTCGGTGTGATGGGAAAATCAGAACTTGATGTGTAGCCGGTTACGAGTACATCATTCAATCCACATTTGACTATGCTATTTCCCCGATCAAATCCCGCTCCCCCAAGAAAAGTGCTGTATATCAAATATGAACTAGTACTATCAATCACCGAGACAAAACAGTCGCCGTAAGCGCCACCATTATAAGAAATATCGAATGCTCCAACTGTAGTAGGAAAGTTAGAACTGCTAGTTTGACCGGTAATGACAACGCTATTGCTTTGGTCGAATGCAATATCAAATCCTGCATCTCTACTATTCCCACCGAAGTAAGTACTGTAAAGCAATTGAGTACCAGTATTACTAATCCGCGAAACAAAGCAATCATAATCTCCATTGAACGTTCTATCAAAAGCAAACGGAGTGACCGGAAAGTTTGAGCTATTAGTACTTCCAATAACGACAACTCCACCTCT from bacterium encodes:
- a CDS encoding cohesin domain-containing protein, with the translated sequence MQQRYPSARSGPPLLLLGLMLLMLAGSVFAVSVTIPDRTMIRGNTIDIPIQVGSVTGLNVYAFDLQFTYTASAVTPVTLVTTGSMSAGWGSNVIMEGANGVVRISGAGSTALTGSGNLLFVRFEATLTGSGGCSFNWLTSGCRFNEGTPTLQLTGGYLNIDEPIQLSFFPSSGEVYVGDSMQVSIAGGTSPYTANSSDLVVGSYFLQDPTWGYFTGYTPGTTTLFAQDGAANTGESNQYIVRPLKLEIPDTTISSGEQLVLPVYLRMPVDVTPNAPTLSIALVPVPGGGYNPRLRWPQLPGVAYRLISYDSIGYFTKTTPGISEISYPYLMDFQPTDPTLFEWTDQQLVLPNIPKRYYRVYGRREAASQVYSGQFRISWNPNALSLNSVDRTGTLLAGWSFQSELHTSYVDVSFGNSTPLPGGGILFYLRFNTAIGYNVSAIDVSQQLFNESLFAVINNGSVTRLDPPILTITPGGPQQVIVGNPLQFEVSGGTSPYTWSLSNPAVGSVSNSGLFTPTQSGTTHVLSSDALGIPGSSDLISVYEFTVTPPTISVTAGDSLTIGLATGSTTTNAGIYGVEITVDAGTAFTWNYPVQSGTLTNDWSMAYEANGGVIRTSQSSANAMSGTGDLIRLRGRVTPGLANGWYPITITRILLNEGERQALVQTGYLIIP
- a CDS encoding T9SS type A sorting domain-containing protein; the protein is NTSVDASCTMVYNTVKFSTRGIESENAGPTINNCTITDNRYGVTITGNSTTHLWNSAVNNSQYTPIWMSMASDPDFINLSFNGNGYTGLGIYEGSLSGVGRLKRRNVAGITAISYINTSAVTIETNGNLVIDPGVTVKFTDVWSPWTINGKLKSLGKAPADSQVVFTSIHDDSRGGDNNNNGNESTPDPMNWSFIQFTDASNDTACVMRNTQFRYGGYWWSSWDTDGPAAVWLVNASPTIDSCLFMFQPHAISIQGNSAPTITWTTIQNNSATPITMDLQANPSISNMSWFNIGLAGLGLRTQNITSNFTWPQRNIAGYTNVTWVLEGNFTVASGATLIVPAGTVVKSWQYGMFVNGAMQVNGTTGSRAVFTSTHDDAYGNPTDTDQNGSATVPIGSDWAGIDFNDISVDANCWVNYARVNYATAGVAWNNAASSTNNSIFVGNVHGVQCNGASQPTISNFTIQNSEQSPISMSLASNPTFTGGTLSNNTFHAIQLQQETTAADYTLLKRNIAGDVNIPYLLNDAQLTVGTNSILTINPGVVVKLRNSTIVVQKGLMALGGSLPDSQIVFTSYRDDFYGGDTNNDGDVSSASAGDWGWIQFDDTSIDPQCRMDFCVIRYGHVWNQDNYGLVRTVNASPTIRYTMFSDAYNAMATVGASNPVLSNCGFYNISNYGLQNSGSFNINAQNCWWGSNTGPYNAASNPAGLGCDVTSNVNYSPFLSSWYNYTLLGDVSLNSVITAYDASMILRYLVNPVTFPLNTHQQRVANTSGDASITSLDASYILQYTAGLLATFPGETTSLPGGDNPSTPTPTNPVVASLSEQSFRFGNVQFAQDETTSRIPVFANSPVEVFAGQMVLSLPSGMKLDSFTPADGWLSIMNPIASGYFLGFAGSASANQHEPIGWLIVSRNAGQMVQGTIALEHGILNETPAVLDAGGSIASEALPQSFALLSNYPNPFNPSTTIPFALPTTSNVRIAVYDATGRMVVELANREYRAGHHSISWDGKNIAGLSVSTGTYFVRLEAGAFRQVRSMQFVR